AGGTCTGAACTAATCTGGGACAAATCCCAAGGAAATATAAAACTTCCACTTCTAGGAATGACCTCCAGTTCCAGTACATTAGATAAAAATACAGGAGCTTCCAATGGGTGAACAATTATGTACACAAGCATTTGAATAGATATATCTgctatcagcaataaaataaaactaagaGGATAGAAATCATACACTTGCCAAGGATGTAATAAGATGTACACATGTAATAAGATGTACACATGTAATGTACACATGTAATaagatgtctctctctctctctcacacacacacacacacaattttgacagTGGCCACTTCACGGGTTTGAGAGGCAATACAGTTTGGCACCCTTTCCTTGAAGGACTAACTACCTTTCCTCCCACAAAGACAACCTGGGATGCTTCCATCTTGTCCACCTCCCATCTGTAGGGCAGAGAGAAAAGGTTTTAGAACTGTCCACTTGAAATAGTGTTCCTTTGGGTTGCTGCAGCTGAAAGGGTAAACATTTCAATCATACCAAACAAGAAAAAGGTTGACTCTTGTCATGTTTGGAATGTGATAAGAGGTAACACAGCTACCTTTTCTTTTGTCATCCCAAGAACAGGACACCACAAAAAACTATATTTTCCTTGAAATGATGGTCAACTAGACATAAACATCTCCTAGTGCCCAGCTTGTACAAGTAACTGAAAATAAGACTGGCTTAATCCAAAGCAGCTACTGTTTTAAGTAAATTATCCTCTGAGCAAGGGCAGGAATGGGAGGCTGTCTAACAGCTCATATCTCATTATTACACTGTAAGTGTCCCTGTGCCACCACGCAGTAGCTGGACTGTGCCTGCCTTTCATTGTTCTTTGGCTCTTCTGTTATTCTCCAGCACATGCCTGCATGATTCAGTATTTTGTAGAGAGGTAAGTAGTACCTTGTGTCCATGATTTAGTGAGGATAGATTTCTGAATAAAGAAGGCCTTCAGCTGAGATTGCATCGCCAAGACCAACAGTCCGCAAAGGGTCTTTACATACCAGAACAGGAGTGTAGTGGAATGTGATCCCATCCCTGTGCCATTCTGACACAGGCTCACTAGGATTTAAGGAAACTCTAGAGGCCTCCTCCATTTTTGAAGTGGCAAACTCCAGCGGTGCTTTAAGGAAGACCCTGCTAGCATCAATGGTTTTGGTGGCACAAGCTTGTGTCCCTGCTACTCTAGCACCAGCAGCAACAGCTGCAACCTGGTTAGCCCAATATCCATCCACAGTAGCCAGGAGGTGATAGGCCAAAGTGTGAAAATGGATCCGAGTAAGATCAGATGCCTTTTCAGGAGTCCTTCCATGTTCCTTCAAGATCCAGTAGAGGATGTCACTGACAACACCCACATCTGGGACTCCATTCCAGGATGCCAATAAGGCATGAGGTCCTGAGGCTGCCTGAGTGAGGAAGAGCAGCTCCTGTTCATTCAAGCCAATGGAGTTCACAAGAGGAAAAACCTGCTAACAGACAGAGCAAGTAACAGGTTGGCTTCTGAATGATTGAATTTCAGAAGGTGCAAAAGTCTGACACACAGGCAAAGGATTCAGTGCAAGCAAAGCTATCAGCATATAAAAATAGTGAGTTCCCCATATTATCAGATGTTGCACTTCAAGGAGAGGGAAGGGATGTATGAACTGTACTCTGGTAGCTGACACTATTAAGAATAGTCAAACACGGTGCTTTCATGAATGGGAAACAAGAAAATGCTAACACATACCAATCACTCCGCTCTCAAATAGGGAGGGGATTAATTTCTGCTAATTCTTGAAGGAAGCAATTCATCAAGCTGCCAGCAAACAAGTTCTAGACATCAAACATCCCAGATATATCCCTTCCCCATTATCTCTGCCAAGCCCCGATATTATTCATGGAGAAAAAATTGTGTTGGAACTCTGCCTAGTGCAGATAAGTCTTCAAAGAGTTTCAATACTAgtgagtgtgtgtttttaatttatgGAACTCCAGAAGTGAATGAGAATTTGACAGTACACAAGAGAGTAACACGAAATCTCTCTCTAGAACCGGAACAGAGATGAGAAATGTGCAGACAACAAGGTATCTAGAAGGTGTAGCCAGAAGTTGGACACCACTGCAGTCTTCATTTAGACTAGCAAGCTGTTGCAGACACTGCAAGCCTAGATCTGGACATGCCATTTGAGTGCATTTTGACAGAGAATGCTTGTCCCTGCCTCATAAGTCACAGGCGTTCACTGTTTTAAGTCTGGCCAAGGTACTTCCTCATGCTCCTTTCACAACCCCTGGGAAATGCAGCACTGGGGAATGACATGTGCCTTGGCACTCTAGCACTATTTAAATGCATTTAAGAGTTGCCATTTGGGGGAAGGATCAAGAAGAGATTTCATTACTATAAGTCTGAGGTACAGAGAACATCATGCCATTTTGATTACCTGATGAATTATCTCACTCATGAGATTTGGGTCAGTCATACTAGCCAGCTCCAGGTGTATAGGGATATCAGTGGGAATGTCAGAGATGGAAGCTAcagcctacaaaaaaaaaaaaaaaaaaaggcacagaagACCTGGCTCAAAAATGCATAAGTGTACTGCAGGTATAGTCAGATTTCTACATGACCTGGTTATGAAAGGCTCAGGCACATCATAAAACTAAACAAGGAGCTCCTTATAGACAAGAATATAAACTAAACCCCACCCCATGTTGCTCAGCAACAGTGGATCTGGCTTCTTCTTAAAAGACACCTATTCACAGAGTGCCTTGGAACTAGAATTCAGGAAACAAATTCCTTTCGTTCTTACCTCTAGAAGTCTCTTCTGACGTATTTCTTTGGTCTGTCCCTCCATCATATGTAGACCTGAGAGCACCACCAGGTCTGGCTGGAATTCCTCCAAACTGGACACGAATACTTCTAGCATGTTCATGGCTCCATTAGATAAGTCATGGGAAAAGATGAAGCGATTGGCATTTGGAGCTCTCAGCTGCCCCCACTCTTCACCTGAGGACACCCCCCAAAAACAACCCCACAATTTTAATTCAAATAGGACTCTTACTGATTAGTCTTTACCACAACTTTATGGCTTACTTTTGATAGTAGAGTAATAATCTTCAAGATTATTCAACCCCTGGggttgggggataagaataggccctcagtttggctgtacttgtcgtaagaggcaactaaacagccaccaggtagatgggactcgctagcctgggaaggcagctcatctaagagaaggaaaactctgatcccaaacctccagtaccttgtggctacatccagttatggaagaggtttcaggagtcaaccttgaggcaaaatccggagccagagtacctgaggcagttcatggctgaacacagtcatgtcctggcaattcctgcgatgctgctggaaccaaccgtattggcttctgcctttccattggaccatttcagcgatgtggagaggggggatttgctgcatgggtaacagtctatcctccatatctactctacccaggctttgcacactggagaggacactctgttccagaaccaccattcacagcgccataccatagtcttccgagactgaaggatgccaacagaatcTTCAAGAGTGGCGAATAGGGTTGGCTGCTCTTCATGATGTTACTTTTTTCTGCATCCATTCTACACTTACCTTCTACACATAGCAATTCCTCATGTGCCATCAGGCTTTGATTTTACTTCTGTCATCTTACTCAGGTCTTACACTTTGTAGTTCTGCACTATTAGAAGTAGTGACTGATTCCTCCCAGGAGAAAAGGGAACTCACAGAGAACAGCACCTACGAGGGAACTGATGTCTTCCATAGAATTTCAACCTTTGTTCTGAAGGACCCTTCATTCCAACAGTTTTCCTAAGCTTTGACATCTCAGCTAACCACAGAGCATGTTATGACCCAAATCTGCTGTGGATAACTCGCATTGTAGATACAAGAATACGCCAAGTTAGACTGAAACAAAAAAGTCTCACATTCTGCTGCTTAATTCTTAAGGACATCTAAACCCTGGCTAAATGAAATTAACTTCATGAGAATACTGGTTGCACAAGATGATATGCGGAAATGCACAACACCACTCTACTGAACTTCCATGCTCTTCAGATAAGTGTAGTATGCCACCTCTTCAGCCACAATTTGTAAATTCCTCATAAAACATTTGGAGGGAAATGAATATATGACTGCATAAggaaaacaataataaaattacTGAAAATCCAATTAGCAGTATCCATTGTTTGGGAACTGGTCCCACCACATGCACAAAAGTCTAGCTAACTATTTACTTGACCAATTCATAAGTCTGGATGTGCAAGAAAATGTCCACAGCAGGAACTACAATCATAAGAAAAGATTCCCTATGATCCATTTACAAGGAGAGCTTCTAACTAAGGGGAATAAATGTGAGCAGTTGGTACTGATCTGTTTTCAGAGACCAACCAGATAGGCAGTTGCCTACACTATCGCATATCAGATCTAGCACAGCTATGCTGCACCCACACTAATTTACGTTAGTTTGCACTGCTAAAAGGACTGGACACAGTGTTGCTATAAGGGCACAGTTTGTAACTTGTCAACACAATCATGCACTTCTATTTAAGTAGGAACATACAACACACTTCTTTTCCTCCATGCATCACAAGGAATAGGATGACAAACTTGCATTGGAGGCACAATCATGCACAGCATTTCATTCTCACAGAGTATGTACTCAGTTTGTGCTGAGAACAAGTCAGCGATCATCACTCATCACCATTTAatttatgaaagaaaaaaaggtgtCCTTGGTAAAGCATTCATTAGCCTTAAAGACAAATAAAACTCATTTTCTGTCAAGTCAGAAATGTACAATAAAACCAAAATAATTTGGGGATCTGAGATTAGTTCAACTCTGCTTTAGGAATCATGgattaggatttcacccttacaGCATATACAGGCACTTGAGAGTAAGCGGGTAGCAATACTTCAGCAAGTGATAGAAAAGCATTTACAGGGGCTCTATTTCAAAAGCAAAGAGGAAATTTCAGAACAACAAACTATTTCTTTATCTCACAACCTATATCATCACAGGAAACCAAGCAATACTACCACATTAATCTCCAACATGGCATCTGCTAATTTAGCTGGCTCTTAACTCTTACAAAACCTGGCATGGAAATCTTAGGTATGGCTACACTAGGACTTTTTACACAGCCGTAGTGACACCCAAATAATTTCTTTAAAATCCTCTTAACTTGCAATCCCTCCCTCTGAAATTATTGAACTGTCTGACCAAATAAATGCATCTTCCCCAGTGAGTCAGACTTAAGCGTATCCTGACACTTTAAAAAACAGAATTCCTTCATGCCCAAACGAAAACCTGAAACCACTTACTGAATCCAGTAACTAAGAACACTTCCCAAAACAAAGGCATACTTGATAAGAAGCACATTATTAGAAAAAGCCACAATTAACAAGCTAAGGTTCCGATCCAGAATGTTTGCCACAGCCACACCATCCTATTAAGACTCCTCACCTGCTCATGGAGTTCAGAGGTAGTGATCACACGCCAACAAGTTCTACCACCTCTGAGAATGAAATGGTACCTGTTAGCTAAAATGCTACAGCTCCATTATTAGAAAAGGAAAATATAGCTGCCCTCCAAGATAACGTCAATCCTTCTATCAAATCCAAACCTCTTTTCCTAGGAGAAACCCCGTGACAGCAAGTTTTAATAGCCACAGACAATTTTACAATGGTGTTTCAACACAATACTTTAACAATATAACATTTTCAAGCCCTGCTTTAGCAGCACACAGTTCACTGGGAGAAGCCACCAGAACTGCAAAGCTGGGCTTTTCTCAAACTATTCTCCCAAATCAATGAAATATGAGATCAGTTTCCCATTTTACAAACATAATTAATGTCTGTACCAACAGAAAAAGGTATTGTTTTTCTAGTTCCTTATTATGGCAGTTTTAATAGAAACCACAACTTCTTTTGCAGAGCTGTGCACAATTTTTATTACAGGATATACTGGTCTTGGTTGCATCAGATGTTTGCTCAGTGCTGACTGAAAAGTCAAATTACTTCGATGCAAAATGGGTGTGGTGCACTAATTCCATTAGCAACTATTCTGATTTCTATCCAAATACGAAAATCTGTTCATAATAACCAAACAACACTGAATAaacaaaggtagcgttctctgaagtgctacctgttccacgcgcagggccagctaggcaggcggagatcaggggtctcaatgcgtggatgagacggtggtgtagggaggaggggttcagattcgttaggcactggggaacgttttgggacaagcggggcctgtacaagagggacgggctccacttgaaccagaatggaaccagactgccggcgcataacattaaaaaggtggcagagcagcttttaaactgatccctgggggaaggccgacaggagccgaggggcatccagttcgggactcctcatccctatgggatgaggatggggaggttagagaacaacacgacaaaggcagagtaggagaagaaattgggaaaggtagcgtgatgggatgtgaacagtgatcatgctgcgatccgttttgacatgcacgttgggggaagaataccaggcaaatctctaacaaaaacccttgacttccgacgggcgggcTTCCCTCAaaagaggaggctggttagaaggaggttgaaagggagggtaaaaagagtccaatctctccagagtgcatggaggctgcttaaaacaacagtaatagaggcccagcagaggggtataccgcaaagaaagaagggttccactaaatccaggagggtgcccgcatggctaaccagccacgttagagaggctgtgaagggcaaggaagcttccttccgtaaatggaagtcttgccctaatgaggagaataaaaaggaacataaactgtggcaaaagaaatgtaagaaggtgatactggaggccaagcgagactatgaggaacgcatggccagcaacattaaggggaataataaaagcttcttcaaatatgttagaagcaggaaacccgccagagagcggttggccctctggatggtgagggagggaaaggggagataaaaggagacttagatggcagagaaattaaatgagttctttgcatctgtcttcacggcagaagacctcggacagataccgctgcccgaacggccactcctgaccaaggagttaagtcagatagaggttaaaagagaagatgtttcagacctcattgataaattaaagatcaataagtcaccgggccctgatggcatccacccaagagttattaaggaattgaagaatgaagttgcagatctcttgactaaggtatgcaacttgtccctcaaaacggccatggtgccagaagattggaggatagcaaatgtcacgcctatttttaaaaagggaaagaggggggttccgggaaactataggccggtcagcctaacatccataccgggtaagatggtggaatgcctcatcaaagataggatctcaaaacacatagacgaacaggccttgctgagggagagtcagcatggcttctgtaagggtaagtcttgcctcacgaacctttcttatgttcttatgttaatagttAAATAATTTTTGGTCAGCTATTCAGCTCAGAAAGGTAAAAAATTTCACATACACACTTAAAACAGTGAAGAGCAAGAGCAGGAAATGAAACAATTAATGCCTGTTTAAAAGAGCACCTTTCTACAAATACTGTTTGCATTATACGTAGTAATAACAATTGTTAAAGTGCTCCAAGATTTTTTACAGACACTCAGTAGTCAGGACAACCAAGATGCAAAGTCGCCCAGTATCATCACTATATTGGCTACCCAGAGAGTTCCTTACCAGCTGAATTCTGAACAAGGAACTTAACTGTCTCTAGTCAAGCACTGCTATACAGCAGCAGCACAGACCATGAATGATGAGACTTACTTAAAACTAATCTTGTTTATTATACAGTGAAGCATACCTGAATGATATTCCAAAATAAGGTGAAATTCATCCAACTGCTGCAGTGATTCTGGAGGGATAATTATGTTTTCATCAAGAAGCTCATGGAGTTTAGGACCAATTGGGCCACACAGCAGAACCTACAAATGACAAATCAATAGCATTTTTAGTTAACATCTCTAATCTAGTTCAGTTGTTAGCAAATTTGCATTCTCTAGTAGGTTTTGCCATTCTATGAACAGAATTGCAATTTTTCCACTTTTCTGGTGTGCTCTCATACAGATGCATGATGTGCACAGGCAGGGCATTCATCAGGTGTATTACACCTCTATCCCaattttcttccatcatggaactcaattTACTGGTAACATGGGCTTCCAAGGTAGTCATCCTTCCAGATACCAACCAGACCTAGATCTGCTTAGGAACATATGCCTCAGATTATGCCTATTTCTACAACATTTCAGTTAGAAACTCCTAGTATATTTCTAAGGGGCACTTCATCACAAACAGGGAGAAAAAAAGGCAACTGAATTTTGGGATCAGCAACCAGGGCACCAATAAGTATCTTAAAGTAGCATCTATAGTCTAGTAGGCAAATCAGAAACAGGATAGAGATTATGATCACAGCTGAGAACTAAAACTAATTACCTTGAGAATAATGAATCCTTCGCTTCTTTGTATACACTAAATAAAAGACATTTAGGAGAGTAACTCTTCACTCCTAACAATAAGAGCTAGAACATGTTTGTATTTTATAATGCCAggaaatttagagcccaatcctgagctcagtccccttctctcaaggcaCCGCCCGCAGGCTTTAGCACGCAAGATGCGGCAGGACCCGTTCTCTGCGCCACTGCAGCtgtgcgccccgggcagctcaggattgggctgcccaacttcaCATTGTATTTGAATTAAGGCTTTCAATTCTCCTGTCCATGGGATTAACATGCATGCAAACTTCCTGGTTTCTCTTCCTACTATGAACTCTTCCTATTTTCTAAGTCAGTGCAGAACTCCTTTAACTGAGAGTATTCAGAACATCTGAAGGAGATGCATAATATTACATATTGGATCCCTGCAAGATATGTCATTATCCCCACTTGGAAAAAGAGAAACCCCCTAATTACAGTTGGCCTGTGCCCAGTCCCAATGGCCAACATAGCTGGTAGAAGACCTACCACCAATCAAAGAATACTACCTCCTAGGCACTGCCATTGTCAACCTTATTGAACTTTTTCTGCTACTGTTCCTTCTTTGTTCAACATATGCCAACCATAAGAGAGACAATGGCAGGTGTAAAACAGAATTTTTAAACTGAAGATAATGACCTTGTGACCAGTCACTCTTTTGCTCAATATAAGCTTAAAAAACACTCTTACCTTCAGGTTTGGGTTTGCTGCAATTTTTTGACCAATAAGAGCAGCATTGCCTCCCACATATAGCTGAAAGACAGTACATGTATGCATAGTTAGCCTGTAATTTCAACATTCTTTATAAAAACATAGTCCTTTGGTTTTTGTATTATTTAATATAGTTTATTGTGAAACAAACTTGTGATTCctaatacagtcagttcttattATCTGCtgaggttaggttcctgaaaaccccAGTGGACAGCAAATCTGCAGGTATTGAACCATTGATCCAATGGGATCAATGGGGCTGGAGGAGGTGTAGCTTACTTGCTAGCAAGAAATCTTCAGGAAGCTAGCCAAGACATTAAGACAATGGAGACCCTCCAaaggcagcagagaccttcaaaatgatgACTGTGATttgtgcagacccctttaaaaagGTTGAGAAAAGCTTTAGATACTTccccagccattttaaagggttgTGTGCCGGTCATGGGCGCCATTTTGAAAGTCCCTGAAGCATTCAGCAAGTCAGCAGAGCCCAGAATGCTGAGAGCACGGCAGATAGAGGCTGCGTTCTTTTTTTACCTTCTAAAAGCACtagagagtttttttttaagttctagtACACTCAGGtcatgttttttctttctttcttagattCTAGCATGCTAGCCACTTTTATCAGATGGATGGTCATGTAGAGAATGAAGGAGGGTAAAATTCAAATCAAGTGAATTATTATGGGCCTGTTCAGACATTCCCTGCTCCATGATACTTCCTTCTCTGCAGGAAAAAGTAAATATTAGTTCCATTTTTATAGGACATATGAGTTTTTCTGGGGAAACCTAACCTCCTGGATTTAATCTCTCTGGTTCATAGTAGATCTTGTGTTCAAATAATCATGAGATGTGTCATCCAGTGGTTCATTGTTCCCTGCAGGGAAGAGAGCATTGAGTGAGAGGACATCCAAGTCTGAGGTAGTTCCAATGTCAATTTCTCTCAGGGGACCAATATAGTATCTGAACATACCCTTTGTCTCAGGTGCTTGGTGTTACTGCTGCAGACTAGCATAGGTATTCTTGTAGAAGATACAtacaatgaggggaaaaaaatccacacTGTGGCATTTTATTTAATACCCAATAGAGAGCAGAgtgaacagaaaatgaaaataaagctAAATAACCTACAAGGGAAGTAATAAAAGGGCTTTGTTTCCTTCACATTTGTGGCTTCTGGTGTGAATAAGATACCCTGGATATGAGCAGTATATTATACATCATAGAGGCATAAGCTATCTATCCTGAATTGGATAATATACCTGTGCCCCAGGATACTCTGAAGCTGTCTTTGCAATGTGGTGGAATGAGTCTGCATCACTGAAGAAGCGTTCTGCAGCAGCTCCCTTCCCCATAAAGTGGATGAAGGCTTCTTTCAAATCTGTCACGGAATGCAAGATTGAATGGTCTTGCCCATCCCCAGAATCTAGACCAAGAGCCTGCAACAACTTGACACCGGAAAGGACCACATCTACACAGGCATTGACTCTGTAGAAAGGGGAACGAAAAGGTACAAACTAAGCAATCTCTGAGATACACAAAGCAAAATACAATCAAGTATCATCCAAAAGTTCACAAGTAGTATTTAGAATAGTAATAATGTACTATTATTGGCTGACCCAATCATTAGATATATTGAAGAACAGAATTTCCATACATTCTGTTTTTGAGAAGTTTGGGGACTTTACATACCTATACATATTCAAAACATCCAAATACTTAAAAATGCTCCTCTTAAATAACCCTCTACATTTGACCTGTTCTCCTCCCCTAACCATAAACTGTATTAGCTCAGGTTCAATACATGGCAAATTTAAAATGACTGACTGCTACATTAACAATACACCTTACACTAAATAAcataagaaggccaattcaataCACATCCAATGCTAGACCATTCCAACTGCAAGAATGTATGGTTCACATCTCTCTAACCTagaaataaaagcatttttacaAATAATTCTGAAACACTTTTTCATTTCCTACACCTTTAAATGGAATTTAAACACCACTTGGTCTACATATGGCATCTTCCACTGTCTGTAACAGTGGTGGACAGAAGGTAGGCTGGGATCTAGTATAGTTCTCTGGTAATCTGCAGTAAATTCATTTGAGTTTCTGACTTCCAATTGTTTAACAGCTGTGAGGAAATACttctcctccccaaccccattcctGGCCTAAacatatgctcagaggcaccctctTCCTTA
The DNA window shown above is from Tiliqua scincoides isolate rTilSci1 chromosome 8, rTilSci1.hap2, whole genome shotgun sequence and carries:
- the ADPGK gene encoding ADP-dependent glucokinase isoform X1, yielding MWHKSVCVALLALATGYVFLLDPDLPDSVLEFLSGSFLYQLRGNLVSPESSMAAAWDTLITQPAKQWNRVAVGVNACVDVVLSGVKLLQALGLDSGDGQDHSILHSVTDLKEAFIHFMGKGAAAERFFSDADSFHHIAKTASEYPGAQLYVGGNAALIGQKIAANPNLKVLLCGPIGPKLHELLDENIIIPPESLQQLDEFHLILEYHSGEEWGQLRAPNANRFIFSHDLSNGAMNMLEVFVSSLEEFQPDLVVLSGLHMMEGQTKEIRQKRLLEAVASISDIPTDIPIHLELASMTDPNLMSEIIHQQVFPLVNSIGLNEQELLFLTQAASGPHALLASWNGVPDVGVVSDILYWILKEHGRTPEKASDLTRIHFHTLAYHLLATVDGYWANQVAAVAAGARVAGTQACATKTIDASRVFLKAPLEFATSKMEEASRVSLNPSEPVSEWHRDGITFHYTPVLVCKDPLRTVGLGDAISAEGLLYSEIYPH
- the ADPGK gene encoding ADP-dependent glucokinase isoform X2, which encodes MWHKSVCVALLALATGYVFLLDPDLPDSVLEFLSGSFLYQLRGNLVSPESSMAAAWDTLITQPAKQWNRVAVGVNACVDVVLSGVKLLQALGLDSGDGQDHSILHSVTDLKEAFIHFMGKGAAAERFFSDADSFHHIAKTASEYPGAQLYVGGNAALIGQKIAANPNLKVLLCGPIGPKLHELLDENIIIPPESLQQLDEFHLILEYHSGEEWGQLRAPNANRFIFSHDLSNGAMNMLEVFVSSLEEFQPDLVVLSGLHMMEGQTKEIRQKRLLEAVASISDIPTDIPIHLELASMTDPNLMSEIIHQVFPLVNSIGLNEQELLFLTQAASGPHALLASWNGVPDVGVVSDILYWILKEHGRTPEKASDLTRIHFHTLAYHLLATVDGYWANQVAAVAAGARVAGTQACATKTIDASRVFLKAPLEFATSKMEEASRVSLNPSEPVSEWHRDGITFHYTPVLVCKDPLRTVGLGDAISAEGLLYSEIYPH